The sequence below is a genomic window from Malassezia restricta chromosome IV, complete sequence.
GAGTTTATTGTGCTGTATGGCTATATGCCTGCCAAGGCGGTCGTGTTTTCGTACCGCGTGAATGTGATCGCagagctcggcacgcagccgcGTAACCTCATTTCGTACAACCCACAAGGGCGCTTGTTTGTGCTCGCTGGCTTCGGCAACCTGGCTGGCACCGTCGATATCTGGGACCGGGAGCGTCTGGCAGATGGCAAGCTGTTCACGCTTGATGCAAGTAACAGTAGCGTGTTGGAATGGAGTCCTGATGGCCAATTCCTGTTGACAGGCACGCTCTCAccgcgcctgcgtgtgGATAATGGCGTGCGTATCTGGCACTGTACCGGCAAGCTCGTGCAtgtcgacatggtggaCGAGATGTACTCGGCCGCGTGGCGTCCGCAGCGCTTTACCGAACCGCCTGCCTTCCCCAAGACCCTACCGCCCGCGCCAGCACCGTCcacggcagcagcagccgtgctggccaagCAGCAGACGGCGGCCAAACCCATGGGTGCATACCGCCCGCccagcgcgcgccatgctggCGCATCGACCGGTGACTTTTTGCGGCGCGATGAGCAGTCGTCTGGTCCGTCGGTGCCATCGGTGCCTGGAGCCAGCAGCAAGCGTGGCGGCCGCAAGGTGCCTGGTGCGCCTCAAAAGAACCCTGCACCACCGCCGAAACCAACGATGGGCGCGGCTGATGTGGGTGCGTGCTCCTCAGATGGTGGCGTAGTCGAGAAGAAGCTGCGGAATCTGACCAAAAAGCTCAAGGCcattgagcagctcaaggaACGCCGCGACAAGGGCGAGGCGTTGGAGCAGACACAGCTCCAGAAGATTGAGACAGAGCAAGAGATCCGCAACGAGCTGGCTGCGCTCCAGTAACTATATAGTGTCTAGCGCACCGAGTACacctgcgtcgtgcgcgtcgccacACGCTTCTCGCCCGTCGACGGCCGCTCGTCTGCCGAGTAATGGAGATCGACATCGAGTTCACGCTCGTTCGCAGACGAGGCATATACACGAATCTCGCCCtcgatgcatgtgccggCCTGGACCTCGATGGGTGTCTTGAGCAAAAAGATGGTCTGCTTCCAGTGCGTGGGCTTGCCAAAGGGCGACGTGGTAAATGAGACCGTCTCGCCGTGCGTCGCCTCGGACGCTTCTACCACTTCATTGCCATGCAAAtcgaggccatggacgtCACTAGGCTGGACGGGTGACACCGTCACGGGAGGCAGATCGTCGAATGCCACGTGTGGTGTCGGTGCAAACCATGTATCAAACCACGACACAAAGCCATGCACCTTGCATGCCTCCTTGACATGCAAGGAAAACGGCGCGGTGAACGATGGCTGCGCAACAGGAATCTGCTCGAGCGGTAGGTCACAGATGGTCGCGACGTCACTTACAATCGCGTCAGCTTCCACGTCCTCTGTTGCAGCCTCGGATGACAGGCCTTGAGTCATACTCGGCATGCGAAAACCGTACACATCGCTCCAAAAGCGCGAGCGCTCACACAGGACACCACGATCCGTCGCGGCAGCGAGCACCATACGTGAATGCGACGGCGCAAGAATGCCTCCTTCACGCAAGTAGCGGTCGCGTGCGTACAGCACAGACGGCAACATGGACTCGTACAGCAAAAAGTAGCCCATCCACTCACTCACAATCAGATCGACCTTGCTGGCCCATGGCGCTAGCACCTCGTCCAGGGCCTCGATACGTCCACGAAACACACGAACGACATGCCCGAATCCATTGTCCTCGATATtcgcgcgcgcacgctccacCACATCGCTTGCATCGATGGCCAGCACTTGCTTCGCCCCGGCTCGCGCACAAAACAGACTCAGAATGCCCGATCCACAGCCGACATCCATGACAGTCTTTCCGCGGATCAGATGCGCATTGGCTGGCGAAAGCAGAAACTTGGCGTACGAGAGCGTGCGCACAGAGTCTCCAATCATAGTCTGGTGGATATCGTGACCAGCGTAGCTTTCAAAGTAGTGGCGGTCGATCGGctgtggcgctggcgcagacACTtgctcggcagctgcatcCTGAGCCACGGCCGCTGTGATGCCAAAGCGCTCCGCATACCGGTGACGCAGCTCATCGTAGGCCTCACGCAAAATCCTGAGCTCTGTGGCTGTGTCCATGCGCTCCGACTCCTCGGCAAGGTCGTACTGTAGCAATCCATCTTCTTCGTACCCCGGCACAGGCTTCATTTCGTTGTCGTCTGTAAGAAACGCTTCATGGCCGGTCAGAGACATGATAGACTCAGGCGTAGGTCGTGGCTGTGTCGTTGGACGCCGGATATAGTTGATAAGACGGATGACCTGGAATGCATCCAAGTGCAGACGCGACACGAGGGCATGCAAATCACATCCCTGAGCTCTCGCATGCTCCAGCGCTTTCTCAGCGCTATCGAATCGTGCATCCCATTCAGGAAAGAGCGCGCGAGCAGGCACACTCGCCTCATTCCAACCGTCAAAGttgtcgtcttcgtccgGACGATCCCACTCCGTCGACATGGTCCCAGAGAGAAAAATAGGCACAGGGCGAGGACTCCGTTTTTATCACGTGAAACGCTTGGGCCACGTCTAGCTACAGCTACGTGGCTCGGTGAGGGCCGCGAATACGACGAACATCGGCCTCCGACAGATGCAAGGCACCACCGCGAAACTtgccgacgccgctgccgaTACCGCGCTGGCGTTGTTTcggctgcatggcacgcgatCCACGCTCTGTTTCTGATCCGCGCGTCATACGCGACTGTTTCTGCATTTTGGGATTCCACAGACCCAGCTCTTTTTGCGTCTCAATGTCGcgatcacgtcgctcgCCAGCCGCACGGCGCAAGCCAGCTCGAATACGCGCAGGTACCTTGCCCAGTTCTTGGGCCTTGAGTTTTTTCTCCGCCCATCCTGTGCCTGGCGCACGTGAGCCGATCGTGTCGGCGGACGACAACTCCATGACACGTGCCAAGGTTTCATTCGTCGTGGTCGTGAGCTTTCGCTTCTTGGTCGCGTCCGCTGTGCCAGGTGCGAAAAGGGTCGTAGAAAGAAGTTCAGAGAGTTGGCGGTCATTCGCTCGctggtcgtcgtcatcgtccgaGTCTGCCTTGGGCGCGTCGCTGACTGCCTCGACAGGCTCCTTGTGCAGGTCTTGAATCTTGGATGACATGAATTGCTTGCGTGACGACTTGCTTTGGGTATCTCTGGCACGTTTGGATGGATCGGAGAACACGACCGTCTCGGGTATGCGCTGCTTGGGTGCTTGGGCATGCTCCATTAGGTCTAGGTCGTCGTCCAGGTCATCGTCATTCGACGCATCGTCCATCGTGTCGTCATCAAGGTCGTCTTCTCCTACCGATTCCTCCTCTGTATCATGCGCTTCTTTCTTTGCATGCATCATGGGCACGTCAAACTGCTGGTAAAACTGTGCCTCCAGCGCCTggagctgcgccttggCTTCTGCCTCAGCATGAGGCGCCATGGTATGTGGAGACTCGAAGCGAAAAGCAGGGGCACCCAAGTCTCGATGATAGCGCCTCCACGTGCCACCAACATGGAGGAGCATGATGAGAGTGTGGAAGAAGTAGCGGTCGATGCGATCGTGTCGCACAAGCTCAATGTGGCAGAGAATCGGGTCGAGTACTTGATTCAATGGAGTGAGAACGGGAAAACAACATATACCTGGGAACCAGAAGAAAATGCCgtggatgccgacgacCTTATTTACCAGTACTGGTGCGAGAAGCAGGGATCGtcacacgccgccgctcTCGACAATGTCAATGCGGCGCGGAGAATCGCGCCCAGGTCAAACTTGGCAGAGGACCAAGCACCGCCTTCGCTCCCGCCGCTATCGGAGGCACGACCTGCCGCCCGTTTGCCCCCCCTTCGGTCTTTTTCTCAGCGGGTGAAACACGTATCGCGGCCCACCAGCCTGAAACGGTACAATGTCCCCTGCACCTACAAATATTCACCATACAAGATACCATATGGACGGTGCGAAAAATACTCATCCTCTAGCTCATCGGGTTCGAGGAGCCCGAGTTCCTCTGGCCTGCCCACTTTGCGACAGACGGAGGCTGGACCTGTGGGCGAATGGGACGACCAACAAGCCCAAgtccatgcgctccagcgcgTCAACAATCACATCGAGACGGTGGTCGAGGTGCAAGGGCGTACACTTACATGCTCTCTCCATACAGCGTACCAACACTGTCCTCAGGCCATGCTGGCCTTTTACCAAACCCGCGTCCTGTAGCCTTGCCTCATGTAGCTGACACTTGTACATAGAACCTTGACGTGTGTGGAGTTTCCGAGctacgacgacgatgcgaGCTGCGTCACGGATTCCCATCTTCACGCATGACATCCATCTTTCGCGCtctgatgcgccgcaagtCCTGCAAGGCATGCTGCATACGATCTGCTtcgtgcgcatgctcggcctgctccaACCCGACACGCAAGTGATCAAAGGCGTATCGATGCCGTACGTCAATGATGTTGCCACACAGGCGCGtatcgcgcgcgcggcgtgcgacATGTTTGATGCGCTAGACCACAAGAGGAGCAAGCAGCGCAGCACCGTGTGTGTCGATGTCGTAGTGGGATGGCATCGGCTCTTGGCGCCGCCAAATGACACCGACACTCAGCCTACCCGTACTGCGTCACCTGAGCCAGGGAGCATGCACTATGCCGTCTTTGAGTCGCCGTACTCGTGGCTGGCTTCCGCACTCGCTGGCGGgcgtacgacgacgcatCTTGAgacgcgcgacgagcgctcTACGCAGCGTCTCTTgccacgc
It includes:
- a CDS encoding translation initiation factor 2A: MDASTLQWAYRAQKSLGVKAGVPNFPDVHGFDGAHVGSRMLVYSASGSRLAVALEQGTQIYDVRDTGVELRLEVPVSRAIELALSPRGTYLQTWERPVKGEDGSYSRNLRIWHAETGELLGAFERRQIDGWQFQFTDREDYCVRSTASELQVFHPNNIQAGAVGRLSAEHVQTFSVGPGPQPAISAFFPEKKGMPAFVRIYSLASILQGPPGAVAPAAQKSFFKADKVTMKWNRAGSSLLLMTATDHDQTGKSYYGETNLYMLSTRGDFDCRVGLDKEGPIHDFEWSPNSREFIVLYGYMPAKAVVFSYRVNVIAELGTQPRNLISYNPQGRLFVLAGFGNLAGTVDIWDRERLADGKLFTLDASNSSVLEWSPDGQFLLTGTLSPRLRVDNGVRIWHCTGKLVHVDMVDEMYSAAWRPQRFTEPPAFPKTLPPAPAPSTAAAAVLAKQQTAAKPMGAYRPPSARHAGASTGDFLRRDEQSSGPSVPSVPGASSKRGGRKVPGAPQKNPAPPPKPTMGAADVGACSSDGGVVEKKLRNLTKKLKAIEQLKERRDKGEALEQTQLQKIETEQEIRNELAALQ
- a CDS encoding type I protein arginine methyltransferase, whose amino-acid sequence is MSTEWDRPDEDDNFDGWNEASVPARALFPEWDARFDSAEKALEHARAQGCDLHALVSRLHLDAFQVIRLINYIRRPTTQPRPTPESIMSLTGHEAFLTDDNEMKPVPGYEEDGLLQYDLAEESERMDTATELRILREAYDELRHRYAERFGITAAVAQDAAAEQVSAPAPQPIDRHYFESYAGHDIHQTMIGDSVRTLSYAKFLLSPANAHLIRGKTVMDVGCGSGILSLFCARAGAKQVLAIDASDVVERARANIEDNGFGHVVRVFRGRIEALDEVLAPWASKVDLIVSEWMGYFLLYESMLPSVLYARDRYLREGGILAPSHSRMVLAAATDRGVLCERSRFWSDVYGFRMPSMTQGLSSEAATEDVEADAIVSDVATICDLPLEQIPVAQPSFTAPFSLHVKEACKVHGFVSWFDTWFAPTPHVAFDDLPPVTVSPVQPSDVHGLDLHGNEVVEASEATHGETVSFTTSPFGKPTHWKQTIFLLKTPIEVQAGTCIEGEIRVYASSANERELDVDLHYSADERPSTGEKRVATRTTQVYSVR
- a CDS encoding autophagy-related protein 101; protein product: MRAASRIPIFTHDIHLSRSDAPQVLQGMLHTICFVRMLGLLQPDTQVIKGVSMPYVNDVATQARIARAACDMFDALDHKRSKQRSTVCVDVVVGWHRLLAPPNDTDTQPTRTASPEPGSMHYAVFESPYSWLASALAGGRTTTHLETRDERSTQRLLPRDASLDSRASDVFEQWVLSLHIHYDQDDTNLSEALTDYVMAAVSFANEHQDKLPAVTDTAVCPFPFTMNSTVRER